In Elephas maximus indicus isolate mEleMax1 chromosome 7, mEleMax1 primary haplotype, whole genome shotgun sequence, the following proteins share a genomic window:
- the LOC126080241 gene encoding olfactory receptor 8K3-like, with protein sequence ITDLGYSTIVGPKMLVNFVVDENTISYYFCAIQQVFFSIFITTELFILSAMSYDLHVAICNPLCYTIIMSRGVCSVLVAIPYLYSTFVSFLVTIKIFNLSFCGHNIIRHFYCDILPLLSLLCSDTHEIKLDIFILSVFDLISSLLIVLVSYIVIIVSILRLNSAEGRHKAFSTCGSHLTVVVVFYGTLIFMYLQPKSSHSFGIDKMASIFYTLV encoded by the coding sequence atcactgatcttggttattcaacaATCGTGGGACCCAAAATGCTAGTcaattttgttgtggatgaaaATACAATCTCGTATTATTTTTGTGCTATACAGCAAGTTTTCTTTTCTATATTCATAACTACTGAATTGtttattctgtcagcaatgtcctACGACCTGCATGTGGCTATCTGTAACCCTTTGTGCTACACCATCATCATGTCACGAGGGGTGTGTTCTGTGCTGGTGGCAATCCCTTATCTCTATAGcacatttgtttcttttctggtcaccataaagatttttaatttatccttctgtggccacaatatcatcaggcatttctactgtgataTTCTCCCCTTGTTATCCTTGCTCTGCTCAGACACACATGAGATCAAATTGGATATTTTCATCTTATCTGTTTTTGATCTGATTTCATCCCTCCtaatagttcttgtttcttacATAGTCATAATTGTATCCATTCTCAGACTGAACTCAGCTGAgggcaggcacaaggccttctccacctgtggatcccacctgactgtggtggtagtgttctatgggactttaatctttatgtatcTGCAGCCCAAGTCCAGTCATTCCTTTGGCATTGATAAaatggcttccatattttacaccctggtg